The Nocardia sp. BMG51109 nucleotide sequence AACACGGCCTCCGGCGCGTCAGTTGGAATCGGACCGCTGCTTGCGGGTTGAATGTGGCGGGTGCGGCCCCCGTGCGGCCGCCGCGCCGAGTGACTGAATTCACCGACTTTGTGCAGGGCTTCACAAGCAGTTACGGTGGTGACACGCGAACCGACTGCTGAGGCAGTGGATGCGCCCCTACCCCAGGTACCGAGCCGGCGCTTGGCCCCGGCGTCGGCGGGTGCACAGCGAACCGGACACCTATCCCCGGCCGGACGAGGAGCCGAACGACGTGACAGAGCAGCATGAGACGCCCGGCGGCGTCTCCGGCAGGGCTCTGCGTTCGAGCGACGCGGTCGGCGGGCCCACCGGCGCCCCCGACGATGTGCGTCACCACGAAGGGCCTCGCGAATCCGCCAATCGTACACAGCAGAAAGACATCCCGCAGGCGACGGTGACCCGGTTGGCGACGTATCTCCGCGTGCTCGCCGTGCTCGCCGACGAGGGTGTCCTCATCGTATCGAGTGAGGAACTGGCTGTCGCGGCGGGTGTCGGTTCCGCGAAGTTGCGCAAGGATCTGTCGTTCCTCGGGCCCAACGGGGTCCGCGGGGTCGGCTACGACGTGGCCAAGCTGCACGCCCGCATCGAGGATGTGCTCGGCCTGTCCGAGGGGCACCGGGTGATCCTGGTCGGCGCCGGGAATCTGGGGCGCGCCCTGGTCGGTTACGGCGGTTTCCGGCGGCGCGGATTCAGCATGGTCGGCATCTTCGACTCCGATCCGGGCGTGGTGGGCGAGATGATCAGCGGGCTGGCCGTGCGCGATGTCGCGGAGCTGCGCGGCGCCGTCGCCGAGCTCGCGCCCACCATCGCCGTGCTCACCGTGCCCGATTCGGCCGCGCAGGGTGTCTGCGACGAGCTGGTCGCCGCCGGCGTGCACTGCCTGCTCAGCTTCTCGTCGGCCGCGCTCGAAGCGCCCGCATCGGTCGAGATCCGCCGGGTCGATCTCGCCGTCGAGATGCAGATGCTGTCGTTCGAACGGGCGCGCAGCGCAGAGGCGCCGGACGAGGCGCGCAGCGTGGCCGCGGGTGAGACCGTGACCGCGGTGCCCACGCCGATCGGCCGCCGGGTGGCGGACCGGTCGCACGTGGGCATCAAGCATTCGGCAACGGAGCCAAACAGCAAGGGATCGGTGGTCGCACCATGAGTGTCCTTCTTGTCGGT carries:
- a CDS encoding redox-sensing transcriptional repressor Rex, which encodes MTEQHETPGGVSGRALRSSDAVGGPTGAPDDVRHHEGPRESANRTQQKDIPQATVTRLATYLRVLAVLADEGVLIVSSEELAVAAGVGSAKLRKDLSFLGPNGVRGVGYDVAKLHARIEDVLGLSEGHRVILVGAGNLGRALVGYGGFRRRGFSMVGIFDSDPGVVGEMISGLAVRDVAELRGAVAELAPTIAVLTVPDSAAQGVCDELVAAGVHCLLSFSSAALEAPASVEIRRVDLAVEMQMLSFERARSAEAPDEARSVAAGETVTAVPTPIGRRVADRSHVGIKHSATEPNSKGSVVAP